One Bacteroidetes Order II. bacterium genomic region harbors:
- a CDS encoding aminotransferase class V-fold PLP-dependent enzyme translates to MKRRDFFTHLGMGSALMASSGAWMPNTNQAILSLQSWEEVRKQFPLQGSRVYFNTGGIGAAPYSVIQAVQDALLRYQTLGEPGHDVFAATHAPLAGFLGCSPEDLALNRNATEGNSTIAFGLRLKPGDEVILDNEAHPGGAIPWMVLQKEFGIKVKVFTPSPTSISQNIKAVKALWTPKTKVVQISHVTSPSGIRMPVQEIGEWVREKDIWLHVDGAQSAGMFPFNLRDLQCDSFAASAHKWMLAPHGIGFLWIDPARRDRIIPTDVGAYSNGDYELPHTLSYHPTAQRYEAGTQDETKAAGLAAAIAFLNQLDMRQVANHGFGLARFLNQELRSLLPVEVLSPTNPLLASSITTFRPKAGDTGSLLTYLSKNGFRVRSVTEANLNAIRVSTHIYNSMEECIQLLQVIKAYWKA, encoded by the coding sequence ATGAAGCGACGAGATTTTTTTACGCATCTTGGTATGGGGTCTGCCCTTATGGCCTCGTCGGGGGCTTGGATGCCAAATACCAATCAAGCAATCCTTTCTTTGCAGTCTTGGGAAGAGGTACGCAAACAGTTTCCACTTCAAGGTTCTCGTGTCTATTTTAATACGGGTGGTATTGGCGCTGCGCCTTATTCGGTTATTCAGGCGGTACAAGATGCCCTGCTTCGGTATCAGACACTTGGGGAGCCGGGTCACGATGTTTTTGCGGCTACCCATGCGCCTTTGGCTGGTTTTTTGGGGTGCAGTCCGGAGGATTTGGCCTTGAATCGTAATGCCACGGAGGGAAATAGCACAATTGCTTTTGGGTTGCGTCTAAAACCCGGAGATGAAGTGATTTTGGACAACGAGGCACATCCGGGTGGCGCCATCCCTTGGATGGTTTTGCAAAAGGAGTTTGGTATCAAGGTTAAGGTTTTTACCCCCTCGCCTACAAGTATTTCGCAAAACATCAAGGCTGTGAAGGCATTGTGGACGCCCAAAACCAAAGTCGTACAAATCAGTCATGTTACCTCGCCCTCCGGAATTCGTATGCCTGTTCAGGAAATTGGGGAATGGGTACGCGAAAAAGATATCTGGCTTCATGTGGATGGGGCACAATCGGCAGGCATGTTTCCTTTTAATCTTAGAGATTTGCAATGCGACTCGTTCGCGGCCAGTGCGCATAAATGGATGCTGGCCCCGCATGGGATTGGTTTTTTGTGGATAGATCCGGCCCGTCGAGACCGTATTATTCCCACCGATGTGGGAGCATACTCTAATGGGGATTACGAATTGCCCCACACACTCTCGTATCATCCTACAGCCCAACGGTATGAGGCGGGTACGCAAGACGAAACGAAAGCAGCGGGGCTTGCAGCGGCTATTGCCTTTCTGAACCAGTTGGACATGCGTCAGGTGGCCAATCACGGCTTTGGCCTGGCGCGGTTTCTGAACCAAGAACTACGTAGTTTGTTACCGGTTGAGGTACTTTCCCCGACTAACCCACTTTTGGCCAGTTCTATCACCACGTTCCGGCCAAAAGCAGGTGATACGGGTTCATTATTGACCTATTTGTCTAAAAATGGTTTTCGTGTCCGTTCGGTTACGGAGGCCAACCTGAACGCCATCCGTGTTTCCACACACATTTATAATAGCATGGAAGAGTGTATCCAGTTGCTTCAAGTAATAAAGGCGTATTGGAAGGCATAG
- a CDS encoding DUF4342 domain-containing protein yields MSHAKERIKQLEIKGNELVSKVKELIEEGNTRKIIIKREGKVLMEVPLSYGVGGTLIAVAFAPILAAIGALAALVSDVTLEIVPNQSDDLLEGKNDDAETN; encoded by the coding sequence ATGTCACACGCAAAAGAACGCATCAAACAATTAGAAATTAAAGGCAATGAACTGGTCTCAAAAGTAAAAGAACTCATTGAAGAGGGCAATACGCGCAAGATCATCATCAAGCGGGAAGGTAAAGTGCTCATGGAAGTACCGCTTTCGTATGGAGTAGGAGGCACATTGATTGCCGTTGCATTTGCTCCGATCCTTGCTGCAATTGGTGCTTTGGCTGCTTTGGTATCGGATGTAACCTTGGAAATTGTACCAAACCAGTCGGATGATTTGCTGGAAGGGAAAAATGATGATGCAGAAACTAATTAA
- a CDS encoding glycoside hydrolase family 3 C-terminal domain-containing protein: MPRRTAHRDAAARLEARLREMTLSEKLGQLLLIDYNVAALPGGLKTPDQAVQELHIGGFWIQKKMNPDQLRRSIARLQNSSAIPLFFAADYERGAGHNGNVLTELPSSMAIGATRDPRLAELSGRVVAKESRALGVNVVFAPVADVNNNPQNPIINIRSYGEDPQLVADMSEAFVRGAERGGLLTTLKHFPGHGNTATDTHSDQTTVPGNRSELNRTELRPYHQILRSKTPPSFVMTGHLAVPGLDPSGAPATFSKTMLQGILRDEMGYDGLIITDGINMGAITKHYSFDETIVRPIEAGADIVLLPTNPRRAIEALRTAVSSGRLTEDRIDESVRRILRAKERIEIPRALTSDTGYMAGTIAMEIGSEGPELAQVIADRAVTMLKNEENTLPLAEHSRVALVQLTFQRTTSGFGDAMSALSRGLSGAGHTVSECRVMAVSKLCDAKNTTVSGIMNQVGQSDVVIMSLYLRPSERRGNVALNADQASLARQILASGKKVVVITFGNPYIMDEFRNVDALVVGYDQAKHTAKAMARLLAGELRATGKLPVSLEYFGFGTNLGAAQAPGRPQPSESVRQWVPAKPEAVLRTF; this comes from the coding sequence ATGCCTCGTCGGACCGCCCATCGAGACGCAGCCGCCCGTCTGGAAGCCCGTCTTCGTGAAATGACCCTTTCTGAGAAGTTAGGTCAGTTGTTGCTTATTGATTATAATGTTGCAGCGCTTCCGGGCGGATTAAAGACGCCGGATCAGGCGGTTCAGGAATTACACATTGGGGGCTTTTGGATTCAGAAGAAAATGAATCCAGACCAACTCCGGCGTTCAATTGCACGTTTACAAAACAGCAGCGCCATCCCACTTTTTTTTGCAGCGGATTATGAGCGGGGGGCAGGCCATAACGGCAATGTGTTAACAGAACTACCTTCCAGTATGGCAATTGGGGCCACCCGCGATCCACGACTGGCCGAGCTTTCCGGACGTGTCGTAGCCAAGGAGAGCCGTGCCTTGGGGGTAAATGTGGTTTTTGCTCCAGTTGCGGATGTAAACAACAATCCTCAAAACCCGATTATCAATATTCGGTCTTATGGAGAAGACCCGCAATTGGTAGCGGATATGTCGGAAGCATTTGTACGGGGGGCAGAACGTGGTGGACTATTGACCACCCTGAAACATTTTCCTGGTCATGGCAATACGGCGACCGATACCCATTCCGATCAAACAACGGTTCCAGGCAATCGTTCGGAGTTGAACCGTACTGAATTGCGGCCCTATCACCAGATTTTGCGGTCGAAGACCCCTCCTTCGTTTGTGATGACGGGCCACTTAGCTGTGCCGGGGCTTGATCCTTCGGGTGCGCCAGCCACTTTCAGTAAAACAATGCTTCAGGGGATTTTGCGGGATGAAATGGGCTATGATGGGTTAATTATCACCGATGGCATCAATATGGGTGCGATTACAAAACACTACTCTTTTGATGAAACCATTGTCCGGCCGATTGAAGCAGGGGCGGATATTGTGTTGTTACCTACGAACCCACGGAGGGCGATCGAGGCATTGCGGACGGCGGTTTCCTCTGGGCGTCTCACGGAAGACCGGATAGATGAATCCGTTCGCCGGATTTTACGTGCCAAAGAACGGATTGAGATCCCACGTGCATTAACATCTGACACGGGTTATATGGCGGGTACCATTGCCATGGAAATAGGGTCTGAAGGCCCAGAGTTGGCCCAAGTGATCGCCGATCGTGCAGTAACAATGCTGAAAAATGAAGAAAACACATTGCCCCTTGCCGAGCATTCTCGTGTAGCACTTGTGCAACTTACTTTCCAGCGTACCACCAGTGGATTTGGAGATGCGATGAGTGCCCTTTCGCGTGGACTTTCCGGGGCAGGACATACGGTTTCGGAATGCCGGGTGATGGCGGTTTCAAAATTGTGCGATGCCAAAAATACGACGGTTTCGGGCATTATGAACCAAGTAGGCCAATCGGATGTGGTGATTATGAGCCTTTACCTACGACCGAGTGAACGTCGTGGGAATGTGGCTTTGAACGCAGACCAAGCCTCGCTTGCTCGTCAAATTCTGGCATCGGGCAAAAAAGTGGTTGTTATTACCTTTGGAAATCCTTACATCATGGATGAATTCCGGAATGTAGATGCTTTGGTTGTAGGGTATGATCAAGCCAAGCATACGGCTAAGGCCATGGCGCGCTTGTTGGCGGGCGAATTACGGGCAACGGGCAAACTCCCCGTTTCGTTGGAATATTTTGGATTTGGGACCAACTTAGGAGCAGCACAGGCGCCGGGGCGTCCGCAGCCTTCGGAGTCTGTTCGTCAGTGGGTCCCGGCCAAGCCTGAAGCAGTACTTAGAACGTTTTGA
- a CDS encoding sugar phosphate isomerase/epimerase: MIPILLTDTVTPDPERALYYTMLWGLEGVMLRTVEKGRVPHLNLPRLRHHLEEAEMPVMAVSPGLFESSVFHTQQWMNDLFLLDEVLTFTQKMNCPLIEVSAFTAPETPQERLSAIEKAVQVLQKAGDRAAKANTTLAVLNEQGGIAGTSAELAELLSRVNHPHVRGAWNPYTAIRLGEDIKTATQNLAGRTELVRLRDGIGQSSGWKEKVLGTGDLNLSEMLDILYKAGFRGLLVQEVFTEPKGPTGLHSATALIHMIRAITQKKAL, from the coding sequence ATGATACCGATTTTACTGACCGATACCGTCACACCAGATCCCGAACGTGCCCTCTATTACACCATGCTCTGGGGGCTTGAAGGGGTAATGCTCAGAACAGTAGAAAAGGGGCGAGTACCTCATCTTAACCTTCCTCGACTCCGGCACCACCTCGAAGAAGCCGAAATGCCAGTTATGGCTGTTTCACCCGGTCTTTTTGAATCGTCTGTTTTTCATACTCAACAATGGATGAACGATCTCTTTTTATTAGATGAGGTATTGACGTTTACCCAAAAGATGAACTGTCCTCTGATTGAGGTATCTGCCTTTACCGCGCCAGAAACCCCACAAGAACGTTTATCGGCGATAGAAAAGGCTGTTCAGGTGCTACAAAAGGCGGGAGACCGAGCAGCAAAGGCCAATACCACCTTGGCCGTTCTAAACGAACAAGGAGGAATAGCGGGCACATCAGCAGAACTTGCCGAATTACTTTCTCGCGTCAATCATCCCCATGTTCGGGGCGCTTGGAATCCATACACCGCCATACGCCTAGGCGAGGACATAAAAACGGCTACCCAGAATCTGGCAGGTAGGACCGAACTGGTGCGACTGCGCGACGGCATTGGCCAATCTTCCGGATGGAAAGAGAAGGTCTTGGGAACAGGAGACCTGAATCTGTCCGAAATGTTGGACATTCTTTACAAAGCTGGATTTCGTGGTTTACTGGTGCAAGAAGTATTTACAGAACCCAAAGGACCAACCGGACTTCATTCTGCCACAGCTCTGATCCACATGATCCGCGCAATAACCCAAAAGAAGGCCTTATAA
- a CDS encoding branched-chain amino acid transaminase produces MEHKIWFNGELIPYEKATVHVLSHALHYGSSVFEGIRCYRTEKGSAIFRLEEHMRRLVDSARIYRMEIPYSQDELCAAAIQTIQEAKLSACYIRPLVWRGMGSLGVNPLKNTVESMIAVWEWGAYLGPEALENGVDVQVANWNRMAPNTFPALAKAGGNYLNAQLVKMDAVLKGFDEGIMLNVNGYVAEGSGENLFIIRDGVLYTAPTGLSILPGITRDSIITIVKEMGMKVVEGQIPREALYIADELFFTGTAAEITPIRSVDHYKIGSGKRGPLTAAIQDKFFDVVVRGEDPYGWLTPVPGV; encoded by the coding sequence ATGGAACACAAAATTTGGTTTAATGGGGAACTCATTCCCTATGAAAAGGCGACTGTTCATGTACTGTCTCATGCCTTGCATTATGGCTCCTCCGTTTTTGAAGGAATCCGCTGCTATCGCACCGAGAAAGGTTCGGCCATTTTCCGATTAGAAGAGCATATGCGCCGTTTGGTGGACTCCGCACGGATTTATCGCATGGAAATACCGTATTCACAGGATGAACTTTGCGCAGCCGCTATCCAAACCATACAAGAAGCAAAGCTCTCGGCGTGTTATATCCGCCCACTGGTCTGGCGTGGTATGGGTTCACTAGGCGTAAACCCCCTCAAGAACACAGTAGAATCCATGATTGCTGTGTGGGAGTGGGGGGCTTACCTTGGCCCCGAGGCATTAGAAAACGGTGTGGATGTACAGGTAGCAAACTGGAACCGAATGGCGCCGAATACTTTCCCAGCACTTGCCAAAGCTGGTGGTAACTACCTGAATGCCCAATTGGTAAAAATGGATGCGGTCTTGAAAGGCTTTGACGAAGGCATTATGCTAAATGTGAACGGCTATGTAGCCGAAGGCAGTGGAGAAAACCTGTTTATTATCCGAGACGGGGTTCTTTATACCGCCCCAACAGGTCTTTCTATTTTGCCCGGTATCACCCGCGACTCCATTATTACCATCGTGAAGGAGATGGGCATGAAGGTGGTAGAAGGTCAAATCCCTCGCGAAGCCCTCTACATTGCAGATGAACTATTCTTTACAGGTACAGCCGCCGAAATCACCCCCATCCGATCGGTGGACCATTACAAAATCGGTTCCGGTAAACGTGGCCCACTAACCGCCGCGATTCAGGATAAATTCTTTGATGTTGTGGTACGTGGAGAAGACCCTTATGGTTGGCTTACGCCAGTTCCAGGGGTATAA
- a CDS encoding NUDIX hydrolase, translating to MYYYFPIADSELDTIRKTGLAISQPLLDNPDVLDRVTTPILVVPKQVVRLGSTFLAPDLFLNLHPYLPARNVVAAGGYVVRNKDHGREVLIMFRRGAWDLPKGKQDSGETNEETALREVAEEVGAQSLRIVCSLGSTLHGYVNRFKHCFDVKTTYWFLMTAADTPLVAQAEEEIEALDWIPVPELPNRLNYETLCTHARRWLDALLTAPID from the coding sequence ATGTATTATTACTTTCCTATTGCCGACAGCGAATTAGATACCATTCGCAAAACTGGTTTAGCCATTTCTCAGCCCCTGTTGGACAATCCTGATGTGTTAGATCGGGTGACAACTCCCATATTGGTGGTACCGAAACAAGTGGTTCGCCTTGGTAGCACCTTTCTTGCACCAGATCTTTTCCTAAACCTTCATCCTTACCTTCCTGCCCGAAACGTGGTGGCAGCAGGAGGATATGTGGTTCGGAATAAGGATCACGGGCGCGAGGTATTGATAATGTTCCGGCGGGGTGCTTGGGATTTACCCAAGGGCAAACAGGACAGCGGCGAAACCAACGAAGAAACGGCCTTGCGCGAAGTGGCCGAAGAAGTGGGGGCGCAATCACTTCGTATTGTGTGCTCGCTTGGATCCACCTTGCACGGCTATGTGAACCGCTTCAAGCATTGTTTTGATGTCAAAACGACGTATTGGTTCTTGATGACCGCAGCCGATACCCCGTTAGTCGCACAAGCCGAGGAGGAGATTGAAGCCCTAGACTGGATTCCGGTACCTGAATTACCCAACCGCTTGAATTACGAGACACTCTGCACCCACGCCCGTCGGTGGTTGGATGCGTTATTGACCGCTCCCATAGATTGA
- a CDS encoding ribulose-phosphate 3-epimerase, with the protein MHNTPPLLAPSILSADFGKLRAHCQEAIEAGADWLHVDVMDGHFVPNITIGPLIVRALQTLKGETGALLDVHLMIEQPDRYLKDFADAGADILTVHVEACPHLHRTIHAIKDLGLKAGITLNPATSLLSIEEILPYVDLVLIMSVNPGFGGQKFIPSATDKIRRLRNSLNALHLTPYLQVDGGVTAQNARMLINAGANVLVAGNAVFGGPNPVQKNVEYLKRVMSGA; encoded by the coding sequence ATGCACAACACCCCCCCCTTGCTCGCGCCATCCATTTTATCCGCCGATTTCGGAAAGCTCCGTGCGCATTGTCAGGAAGCCATAGAGGCTGGCGCGGACTGGCTACATGTGGATGTGATGGACGGCCATTTTGTGCCCAATATCACTATTGGTCCCTTAATCGTTCGGGCACTCCAGACACTTAAAGGCGAGACGGGGGCATTGTTGGATGTGCATTTGATGATTGAACAACCGGATCGGTACCTCAAAGACTTTGCGGATGCCGGAGCCGATATTCTGACGGTTCATGTCGAGGCCTGCCCACACCTTCATCGTACCATCCACGCCATTAAAGACCTTGGCCTAAAAGCTGGGATCACCCTTAACCCGGCAACCTCCTTGCTCTCTATCGAAGAAATATTGCCTTATGTAGATTTGGTACTCATCATGTCGGTCAATCCGGGCTTCGGTGGTCAGAAATTTATTCCTTCCGCAACCGATAAAATCCGCAGGCTTCGGAATAGCCTCAATGCCCTACACTTAACCCCGTATTTACAAGTGGATGGCGGCGTTACTGCGCAAAATGCCCGCATGTTGATTAATGCTGGAGCGAATGTTTTGGTGGCTGGAAATGCCGTTTTTGGTGGCCCAAACCCTGTTCAAAAAAATGTGGAGTATCTCAAACGGGTAATGAGTGGGGCATAA
- a CDS encoding MBL fold metallo-hydrolase: MHLQRFVTGPFQENTFVIHEGTDAVLIDPGCATTTERRRVLDYIKGNTLEIRHILLTHGHIDHILDLKFFCDHFEMGYEMHVEDLPMITEAERIAQKYEMRIAVPDPPFRFLTPSDTIQLGTTTWQIRHTPGHSPGSICFWDDKNGFVVAGDVLFAGSVGRTDLWKGSMQVLTNSIRTQLYTLPLETVVYCGHGRETTIGAEMSTNPFVKGL; the protein is encoded by the coding sequence ATGCACCTTCAACGCTTTGTAACAGGCCCATTCCAAGAAAACACCTTTGTCATCCATGAAGGAACCGATGCCGTTTTGATAGATCCGGGTTGCGCCACCACTACCGAGCGTCGCCGTGTTTTAGATTACATCAAAGGCAATACGCTCGAAATCCGGCACATCTTACTTACACACGGCCACATTGACCATATTCTGGATCTCAAGTTCTTCTGCGATCATTTTGAGATGGGTTATGAGATGCACGTCGAAGACCTGCCGATGATCACCGAAGCAGAACGAATTGCACAAAAGTACGAGATGCGGATTGCCGTCCCCGATCCACCGTTTCGCTTTTTGACCCCGTCAGACACCATCCAACTCGGAACTACCACTTGGCAAATCCGCCATACACCAGGGCACTCCCCTGGCTCCATCTGTTTTTGGGACGATAAAAACGGATTTGTGGTGGCGGGGGATGTCCTCTTTGCTGGTTCTGTTGGGCGTACAGATTTATGGAAAGGCTCGATGCAGGTATTAACCAACAGCATCCGAACCCAACTCTATACGTTGCCTTTGGAAACTGTGGTTTATTGCGGACATGGACGAGAGACCACCATAGGTGCCGAAATGAGTACCAATCCGTTCGTAAAAGGCTTATAA
- a CDS encoding alpha-L-fucosidase, with the protein MKRLFLICMLLPVLAAAQHSKSYTPPDDPLVQAKLTEWQDLKFGLLMHWGTYSLWGIVESWSLCPEDEGWTVRRGPFSTNWYEYKKAYENLSTQFNPVKFNPEKWAEAAKAAGMRYVVFTTKHHDGFSMFDTKQTDYKITAPQVPFSSHPRSDVSKEIFAAFRQKGFMVGAYFSKPDWHNENFWWPYFPPKDRHVNYDIKRYPERWERFKDFTYNQIEELMTGYGKMDILWLDGGWVRPQSSIDSSISWQASVPFGQDVDMPRIAAMARKHQPGLIIVDRSVPGLYENYTTPEQEVPEEPHDFPWETCMTMAGSWSYVPNDTYKPARKLIHLLADIVAKGGNFLLNIGPGPDGTWHDEAYVRLQQIGSWMQVNQEAIYGTKPIAPYVENQWRFTTKKDALYAIYLAKEGEKMPTSFTIAHFSPPKNAELFLLGYTKPLKWKITVNGTVIAIPPTLQQNPPTDWAWVIRMKR; encoded by the coding sequence ATGAAACGTCTGTTCCTTATCTGTATGCTGTTGCCTGTATTGGCGGCGGCCCAGCATTCTAAATCTTATACCCCACCGGACGACCCATTGGTACAGGCAAAACTCACTGAGTGGCAAGACCTAAAGTTTGGTCTGTTGATGCATTGGGGGACGTATAGCCTATGGGGGATTGTGGAATCGTGGTCCCTCTGCCCCGAAGACGAGGGCTGGACCGTTCGCCGAGGGCCATTTTCAACCAATTGGTACGAATATAAAAAGGCTTACGAAAATTTATCCACACAATTTAACCCAGTAAAATTTAATCCAGAAAAATGGGCGGAGGCAGCAAAAGCGGCAGGAATGCGCTATGTGGTTTTTACGACCAAACACCACGACGGCTTTTCGATGTTTGATACCAAACAAACGGATTATAAAATTACCGCGCCACAAGTGCCCTTTTCTTCCCATCCTCGAAGCGATGTGTCAAAAGAAATTTTCGCGGCATTTCGTCAAAAAGGGTTTATGGTGGGGGCGTATTTTTCGAAACCAGATTGGCACAACGAAAACTTCTGGTGGCCCTATTTTCCACCCAAAGACCGTCATGTTAACTACGATATTAAGCGCTATCCCGAGCGCTGGGAGCGCTTCAAGGATTTTACCTACAACCAAATTGAAGAACTGATGACGGGCTATGGGAAGATGGATATTTTGTGGTTAGATGGTGGTTGGGTGCGGCCACAGTCGAGTATAGATTCTTCGATTTCTTGGCAAGCGAGTGTGCCGTTTGGGCAAGATGTGGATATGCCGCGCATTGCAGCGATGGCACGTAAACATCAACCGGGACTGATCATTGTGGATCGTTCGGTTCCGGGATTGTATGAGAACTATACCACGCCCGAACAAGAAGTGCCTGAAGAACCACACGATTTTCCATGGGAAACCTGTATGACGATGGCGGGGTCGTGGTCTTATGTGCCTAATGATACTTATAAGCCTGCCCGAAAACTCATACACCTATTGGCAGATATTGTGGCTAAAGGAGGGAATTTTTTACTAAACATTGGGCCAGGGCCGGATGGAACTTGGCATGACGAAGCCTATGTACGGCTACAACAAATCGGGAGTTGGATGCAAGTAAACCAAGAAGCGATCTATGGTACAAAACCCATTGCCCCTTATGTGGAAAATCAATGGCGGTTTACCACCAAAAAAGATGCCTTATATGCTATTTATTTGGCCAAAGAAGGCGAAAAGATGCCAACATCCTTTACGATCGCGCATTTCTCACCGCCGAAAAACGCGGAACTTTTCCTGCTGGGCTATACCAAACCCTTAAAGTGGAAGATTACCGTTAATGGAACCGTCATTGCAATTCCGCCAACCTTGCAACAAAATCCGCCAACAGACTGGGCGTGGGTGATCCGTATGAAGCGTTAA
- a CDS encoding MFS transporter, protein MQNRQLLTIFLILFVDVLGYGLILPLLPYYAKTYGAGEVVIGLMVASYALLQFVGAPLLGRWSDVRGRRPILLTSVAGTALGFIILALAEPIGFFVLGDENTAGAHKLILILLFLSRMLDGLTGGNISVAQAYITDVTDEQNRARGLGLMGAAFGLGFILGPAAGGFLSQWGYTVPAWVAFSVSGFNLMMVYLFLPESLTNEKRAAILKAPRPKLGFGTMWHTLIRPKVGPLFRLKIWTTLAAGIFPAVFSLYASGTPLSLSAQHAGYVLTYVGFSTAIMQGGMIGFLSKRYPEQQLLLYGTLFLILGLFGWAFTTTIPILLVAITCFAIGMGLTGTMINSLITKSVDSHEIGQILGIGASYDSLTRILAPILGGVLLAQVGGIGPGLFGGFIMIGALLYILRIRASLGPLPQKMTQSEP, encoded by the coding sequence ATGCAAAATCGTCAACTGTTAACCATTTTTCTAATCCTTTTTGTGGATGTCTTGGGCTATGGCCTGATTCTACCTTTGCTTCCCTACTACGCCAAGACGTATGGTGCTGGCGAAGTGGTGATTGGCCTGATGGTGGCTTCTTATGCCCTACTACAATTTGTGGGTGCTCCTCTTTTGGGTAGATGGTCAGATGTTCGGGGGCGTAGGCCCATTTTACTCACCAGCGTGGCAGGAACGGCACTGGGGTTTATCATTTTAGCATTAGCAGAACCCATCGGTTTTTTTGTTTTGGGAGATGAAAACACCGCTGGAGCACACAAGCTGATTTTGATTTTGCTCTTCCTTAGTCGGATGTTAGACGGACTGACAGGGGGCAATATCTCGGTGGCACAAGCCTATATAACCGACGTGACGGACGAGCAAAACCGCGCACGAGGCTTGGGTTTGATGGGGGCTGCTTTTGGCTTAGGTTTCATTCTTGGTCCAGCAGCCGGCGGCTTTTTGAGTCAATGGGGATACACTGTCCCCGCTTGGGTCGCTTTTTCGGTTTCGGGATTTAACCTGATGATGGTCTATCTTTTCTTGCCAGAATCCTTAACCAATGAAAAACGAGCAGCCATTCTAAAGGCACCTCGCCCTAAATTGGGATTTGGAACCATGTGGCACACCTTAATAAGGCCAAAAGTGGGGCCTTTGTTTCGGCTAAAAATCTGGACGACCCTTGCAGCAGGAATCTTTCCGGCTGTTTTTTCCTTGTACGCTTCTGGCACACCCCTCTCACTTTCCGCACAACATGCAGGCTATGTTTTAACTTACGTCGGCTTTTCTACAGCCATTATGCAGGGTGGTATGATTGGATTTCTCTCGAAACGCTATCCTGAACAGCAGTTATTACTGTATGGTACGCTTTTTTTGATTTTAGGACTTTTTGGTTGGGCGTTTACCACCACTATTCCAATTTTGTTGGTGGCCATTACCTGCTTTGCCATTGGGATGGGGCTGACCGGTACGATGATCAACTCGCTCATCACAAAATCGGTTGATTCACACGAAATAGGACAAATTTTGGGCATCGGCGCTTCATATGATAGCCTTACCCGAATCCTTGCTCCGATTTTAGGTGGGGTTCTTTTGGCCCAAGTTGGGGGTATTGGGCCAGGCTTATTTGGAGGGTTTATCATGATTGGTGCTCTTTTATACATCCTCCGAATCCGGGCATCATTAGGCCCTCTGCCCCAAAAAATGACCCAATCTGAACCATAA